In Sphaeramia orbicularis chromosome 12, fSphaOr1.1, whole genome shotgun sequence, the following proteins share a genomic window:
- the ptpn12 gene encoding tyrosine-protein phosphatase non-receptor type 12 isoform X2 produces MDQAGILRKFIQGVKAMSEGDEERGEDNFGSDFMRLRRLSTKYRTEKIYPTNVGEREENVKKNRYKDILPFDHSRVKLTLKTTNQDTDYVNANFIKGMDGPEAYIATQGPLPNTVIDFWRMNWEYNVAVIVMACREFEMGRKKCERYFPQQGEEPMTFGPFRISCESEQTRTDYFIRTLVVEYENETRRITQFHYMNWPDHDVPSSFDSILDMIGLMREYQENDDVPICIHCSAGCGRTGAICAIDYTWNLLKAGKIPEDFNVFRLIQEMRTQRHSAVQTKEQYELVHRAIAQLFEKQLQLLESPTNTQIHDGMDECSPDKARQQSDDERWDTPPPKPPRIRSSQVEGDVKEEILQPPEPHPVPPILTPSPPSAFPTVTNVRQDNDRYHPKPVLHVVATTQQNTTQKKEVDQQQNQSETSTNTSPSEQKDQDLQSQKQQTQTLDLNDNYNNKSSSTSTKSESGPSQTHTPSSPLLSPIMECSGAPRIERKLSIEIKKVPLQEGPRSFDTSSSMGVAGGTASANSGGMLQRGHAFKARSGQSLLTSSSSLSEDSGTEGGAGGCGDSHADGAILARPNHLPVKSSEKGEAPGGERTEVKPGQAAWSQPCNSPEKHLSKTSSSSSSSDRVAPSSSSSSHLSSSSSSSSSTPVRTALSFTNPLHSDYSDEEGDGEMSGREGYRTNISTATAMVSSSSHHGDQQPIRKVLSMSIAGQNAPSPPATTANCWDSDDSPPPLPERTPESFILASDPLEMRTSASAEWSGSNKDVSDCVKKTSPADPAPAGTTTTDNKADLGGVR; encoded by the exons ATGGACCAAGCCGGCATCCTGAGAAAGTTTATCCAAGGGGTGAAGGCCATGAGCGAAGGGGACGAGGAGAGGGGAGAGGACAACTTCGGCAGCGACTTTATG AGGTTACGACGGTTATCAACCAAATACCGGACGGAGAAGATCTACCCTACCAACGTAGGAGAGCGAGAGGAGAATGTCAAGAAGAACCGATATAAAGATATACTGCCAT TTGATCACAGTAGGGTGAAGTTGACATTAAAAACTACCAATCAGGACACAGATTACGTCAATGCCAATTTCATCAAG GGTATGGATGGTCCCGAGGCCTATATTGCAACTCAGGGCCCACTGCCGAATACAGTTATTGACTTTTGGAGGATGAACTGGGAGTACAATGTTGCT GTTATTGTAATGGCTTGTCGAGAGTTTGAGATGGGAAGG AAAAAGTGTGAGCGGTATTTCCCTCAGCAGGGGGAGGAGCCCATGACTTTTGGACCTTTCAGAATCTCCTGT GAATCagagcagaccagaacagacTACTTTATCAGGACCCTGGTTGTAGAGTATGAGAAT GAAACCCGTAGAATAACACAGTTCCATTATATGAACTGGCCAGATCATGATGTCCCCTCATCATTTGATTCCATACTGGATATGATTGGACTAATGAGAGAATACCAGGAGAACGATGATGTCCCTATATGTATACACTGCAG TGCAGGGTGTGGGAGGACGGGCGCTATCTGTGCTATCGACTACACGTGGAACCTCCTGAAAGCTGGG AAAATACCAGAAGATTTCAATGTCTTCCGGTTGATTCAAGAAATGAGGACACAGCGACACTCTGCAGTTCAGACCAAG GAGCAGTATGAGTTAGTTCATAGAGCCATTGCACAGCTCTTTGAGAAACAACTGCAGCTCCTGGAGAGTCCCACCAACACGCAGATACACGATGGCAtg GATGAATGCAGTCCAGACAAAGCACGCCAACAATCAGATGATGAAAGATGGGACACACCACCTCCAAAACCTCCACGCATACGcag TTCCCAGGTAGAAGGTGATGTTAAGGAAGAGATTCTGCAGCCCCCAGAGCCTCATCCGGTGCCCCCCATTCTAACCCCATCTCCTCCATCAGCCTTCCCCACGGTCACTAACGTACGACAGGACAATGACCGCTACCACCCCAAACCTGTCTTACATGTTGTGGCTACCACTCAGCAAAACACAACACAG AAAAAGGAAGTGGACCAGCAGCAGAACCAGTCAGAGACCAGTACAAACACCAGTCCATCAGAGCAAAAGGACCAAGATCTACAAAGTCAAAAACAGCAGACCCAGACCCTAGATCTGAACGACAACTATAACAATAAGTCATCCTCAACATCAACGAAGTCTGAATCAGGCCCAAGCCAGACTCACACCccttcctcccccctcctctctccaATCATGGAATGTTCTGGTGCTCCTCGCATCGAGAGGAAGCTGAGCATTGAGATTAAAAAGGTGCCGTTGCAGGAAGGACCTCGTAGCTTTGACACTTCCTCCTCGATGGGAGTAGCTGGTGGCACTGCTTCAGCTAACAGTGGGGGTATGCTGCAAAGAGGTCATGCCTTCAAAGCCCGCTCTGGCCAGTCCCTGTTGACGTCTAGTTCATCTCTGTCAGAAGACTCAGGCACAGAGGGTGGAGCAGGTGGATGTGGGGACAGTCATGCAGATGGAGCCATCCTAGCCAGACCAAACCACCTCCCTGTGAAGAGCAGTGAGAAGGGTGAGGCTCCAGGAGGGGAGAGAACAGAGGTGAAACCTGGCCAGGCAGCATGGTCTCAGCCCTGCAACAGTCCGGAAAAACACTTATCCAaaacctcctcctcttcttcctcctccgaCCGCGTCgctccatcctcatcctcctcctctcacctctcctcctcctcttcatcgtccTCCTCGACTCCTGTTAGGACTGCCCTGAGTTTCACCAACCCCCTACACTCTGATTACTCAGATGAAGAGGGGGACGGAGAGATGTCTGGAAGGGAGGGCTATCGTACTAATATTTCCACGGCAACAGCTATGGTTTCTTCATCTTCTCACCACGGAGACCAGCAGCCAATCCGAAAAGTGTTGTCCATGTCAATCGcaggacagaacgctccatcacCCCCTGCAACCACAGCAA
- the ptpn12 gene encoding tyrosine-protein phosphatase non-receptor type 12 isoform X3, with product MDQAGILRKFIQGVKAMSEGDEERGEDNFGSDFMRLRRLSTKYRTEKIYPTNVGEREENVKKNRYKDILPFDHSRVKLTLKTTNQDTDYVNANFIKGMDGPEAYIATQGPLPNTVIDFWRMNWEYNVAVIVMACREFEMGRKKCERYFPQQGEEPMTFGPFRISCESEQTRTDYFIRTLVVEYENETRRITQFHYMNWPDHDVPSSFDSILDMIGLMREYQENDDVPICIHCSAGCGRTGAICAIDYTWNLLKAGKIPEDFNVFRLIQEMRTQRHSAVQTKEQYELVHRAIAQLFEKQLQLLESPTNTQIHDGMDECSPDKARQQSDDERWDTPPPKPPRIRSSQVEGDVKEEILQPPEPHPVPPILTPSPPSAFPTVTNVRQDNDRYHPKPVLHVVATTQQNTTQKKEVDQQQNQSETSTNTSPSEQKDQDLQSQKQQTQTLDLNDNYNNKSSSTSTKSESGPSQTHTPSSPLLSPIMECSGAPRIERKLSIEIKKVPLQEGPRSFDTSSSMGVAGGTASANSGGMLQRGHAFKARSGQSLLTSSSSLSEDSGTEGGAGGCGDSHADGAILARPNHLPVKSSEKGEAPGGERTEVKPGQAAWSQPCNSPEKHLSKTSSSSSSSDRVAPSSSSSSHLSSSSSSSSSTPVRTALSFTNPLHSDYSDEEGDGEMSGREGYRTNISTATAMVSSSSHHGDQQPIRKVLSMSIAGQNAPSPPATTANPLEMRTSASAEWSGSNKDVSDCVKKTSPADPAPAGTTTTDNKADLGFGNRCIQPKGPREPPLEWT from the exons ATGGACCAAGCCGGCATCCTGAGAAAGTTTATCCAAGGGGTGAAGGCCATGAGCGAAGGGGACGAGGAGAGGGGAGAGGACAACTTCGGCAGCGACTTTATG AGGTTACGACGGTTATCAACCAAATACCGGACGGAGAAGATCTACCCTACCAACGTAGGAGAGCGAGAGGAGAATGTCAAGAAGAACCGATATAAAGATATACTGCCAT TTGATCACAGTAGGGTGAAGTTGACATTAAAAACTACCAATCAGGACACAGATTACGTCAATGCCAATTTCATCAAG GGTATGGATGGTCCCGAGGCCTATATTGCAACTCAGGGCCCACTGCCGAATACAGTTATTGACTTTTGGAGGATGAACTGGGAGTACAATGTTGCT GTTATTGTAATGGCTTGTCGAGAGTTTGAGATGGGAAGG AAAAAGTGTGAGCGGTATTTCCCTCAGCAGGGGGAGGAGCCCATGACTTTTGGACCTTTCAGAATCTCCTGT GAATCagagcagaccagaacagacTACTTTATCAGGACCCTGGTTGTAGAGTATGAGAAT GAAACCCGTAGAATAACACAGTTCCATTATATGAACTGGCCAGATCATGATGTCCCCTCATCATTTGATTCCATACTGGATATGATTGGACTAATGAGAGAATACCAGGAGAACGATGATGTCCCTATATGTATACACTGCAG TGCAGGGTGTGGGAGGACGGGCGCTATCTGTGCTATCGACTACACGTGGAACCTCCTGAAAGCTGGG AAAATACCAGAAGATTTCAATGTCTTCCGGTTGATTCAAGAAATGAGGACACAGCGACACTCTGCAGTTCAGACCAAG GAGCAGTATGAGTTAGTTCATAGAGCCATTGCACAGCTCTTTGAGAAACAACTGCAGCTCCTGGAGAGTCCCACCAACACGCAGATACACGATGGCAtg GATGAATGCAGTCCAGACAAAGCACGCCAACAATCAGATGATGAAAGATGGGACACACCACCTCCAAAACCTCCACGCATACGcag TTCCCAGGTAGAAGGTGATGTTAAGGAAGAGATTCTGCAGCCCCCAGAGCCTCATCCGGTGCCCCCCATTCTAACCCCATCTCCTCCATCAGCCTTCCCCACGGTCACTAACGTACGACAGGACAATGACCGCTACCACCCCAAACCTGTCTTACATGTTGTGGCTACCACTCAGCAAAACACAACACAG AAAAAGGAAGTGGACCAGCAGCAGAACCAGTCAGAGACCAGTACAAACACCAGTCCATCAGAGCAAAAGGACCAAGATCTACAAAGTCAAAAACAGCAGACCCAGACCCTAGATCTGAACGACAACTATAACAATAAGTCATCCTCAACATCAACGAAGTCTGAATCAGGCCCAAGCCAGACTCACACCccttcctcccccctcctctctccaATCATGGAATGTTCTGGTGCTCCTCGCATCGAGAGGAAGCTGAGCATTGAGATTAAAAAGGTGCCGTTGCAGGAAGGACCTCGTAGCTTTGACACTTCCTCCTCGATGGGAGTAGCTGGTGGCACTGCTTCAGCTAACAGTGGGGGTATGCTGCAAAGAGGTCATGCCTTCAAAGCCCGCTCTGGCCAGTCCCTGTTGACGTCTAGTTCATCTCTGTCAGAAGACTCAGGCACAGAGGGTGGAGCAGGTGGATGTGGGGACAGTCATGCAGATGGAGCCATCCTAGCCAGACCAAACCACCTCCCTGTGAAGAGCAGTGAGAAGGGTGAGGCTCCAGGAGGGGAGAGAACAGAGGTGAAACCTGGCCAGGCAGCATGGTCTCAGCCCTGCAACAGTCCGGAAAAACACTTATCCAaaacctcctcctcttcttcctcctccgaCCGCGTCgctccatcctcatcctcctcctctcacctctcctcctcctcttcatcgtccTCCTCGACTCCTGTTAGGACTGCCCTGAGTTTCACCAACCCCCTACACTCTGATTACTCAGATGAAGAGGGGGACGGAGAGATGTCTGGAAGGGAGGGCTATCGTACTAATATTTCCACGGCAACAGCTATGGTTTCTTCATCTTCTCACCACGGAGACCAGCAGCCAATCCGAAAAGTGTTGTCCATGTCAATCGcaggacagaacgctccatcacCCCCTGCAACCACAGCAA